A single Synergistaceae bacterium DNA region contains:
- the thrS gene encoding threonine--tRNA ligase, giving the protein MVRFVGNNGKSVDVPSGTKAGDVLDSLGVRKGAVAAITGDGYVDLFRPLEEGGEIEPVLADSEEGLDILRHSAAHLMAQAVEQLYPGTRYGVGPSIKDGFYYDMEIPGGITEEDLPRIEREMRRLAKRSIPVERLVMSKEEAVDWFRKKDDPYKMEIISDLEEDTVTLYAQGDYADLCRGPHVPNTSYVKHFKLLSVAGAYWRGDEKNIMLTRVYGTAFADEASLAAHLHRMEEAKNRDHRKLGKELDLFSIQPEGPGFPFFHPKGMVVLNSLLDFWRREHVKRGYCEIRTPLILERSLWIQSGHWDHYKDNMYFTEIDERPFAIKPMNCPGGMLIYKSQIRSYRDLPLRMAELGVVHRHERSGVLHGLMRVRCFTQDDAHLYCAPEQVKDEIKGIMDLCDFIYREVFGFKYSVELSTRPESCMGTEEQWNIAETALKEALEETGTEYRLNPGDGAFYGPKIDFQLEDCIGRTWQCGTIQLDFQMPEKFDLNYIGPDGREHRPVMLHRTVLGSLERFFGILIENFAGAFPYWISPVQARVLPVSAEYTEYAGEVAETLRSWGVRTETDERDEKLGKKIRDAQTQKIPYMIVIGEKERESGSVAPRERSKGDLGSMSPEQFREVLRGEFDPMR; this is encoded by the coding sequence ATGGTGCGGTTTGTCGGAAACAACGGAAAGTCCGTGGACGTTCCCTCCGGGACGAAGGCGGGCGATGTGCTGGACTCGCTGGGAGTGAGGAAGGGGGCGGTGGCGGCCATCACCGGAGACGGTTACGTGGACCTGTTCCGCCCGCTGGAGGAGGGCGGCGAGATAGAGCCGGTGCTCGCTGACTCCGAGGAGGGGCTGGATATACTGAGGCACTCGGCCGCTCACCTGATGGCCCAGGCGGTGGAGCAGCTCTACCCAGGGACCAGGTACGGAGTCGGCCCCTCCATCAAGGACGGGTTCTACTACGACATGGAGATACCGGGTGGCATCACCGAGGAGGACCTGCCGAGGATAGAGCGCGAGATGCGGCGCCTGGCCAAGCGATCCATCCCCGTCGAGAGGCTCGTCATGAGCAAAGAGGAGGCCGTCGACTGGTTCAGAAAGAAGGACGACCCCTACAAGATGGAGATAATCTCCGACCTAGAGGAGGATACGGTGACCCTGTATGCCCAGGGCGACTACGCCGACCTCTGCCGGGGGCCCCACGTCCCGAACACCTCCTACGTCAAGCACTTCAAACTGCTCTCGGTGGCGGGGGCCTACTGGCGCGGAGATGAGAAGAACATAATGCTCACGAGGGTGTACGGCACGGCGTTCGCGGACGAGGCATCGCTTGCGGCTCATCTGCACAGGATGGAGGAGGCGAAGAACCGCGACCACCGCAAGCTCGGCAAGGAGCTCGATCTATTCAGCATACAGCCGGAGGGGCCAGGTTTCCCCTTCTTCCACCCCAAGGGAATGGTCGTTCTGAACAGCCTGCTCGACTTCTGGAGGAGGGAACACGTAAAGAGAGGCTACTGCGAGATACGCACCCCGCTGATACTCGAGAGGTCTCTGTGGATCCAGTCGGGGCACTGGGACCACTACAAGGACAACATGTACTTCACGGAGATCGACGAGCGTCCTTTCGCGATCAAGCCCATGAACTGCCCGGGAGGGATGCTGATCTACAAGAGCCAGATTCGCAGCTACCGCGACCTTCCCCTGCGGATGGCGGAACTTGGCGTGGTCCACAGGCACGAGAGGAGCGGGGTGTTGCACGGCCTGATGAGGGTCCGCTGCTTCACCCAGGATGACGCCCACCTCTACTGCGCTCCGGAGCAGGTGAAGGACGAGATAAAGGGCATAATGGATCTGTGCGACTTCATATACAGGGAGGTCTTCGGGTTCAAGTACTCGGTGGAGCTCTCCACCAGGCCTGAGAGCTGCATGGGCACGGAGGAGCAGTGGAATATCGCCGAGACCGCGCTCAAAGAGGCGTTGGAGGAGACGGGGACAGAGTACAGGCTCAACCCGGGCGACGGTGCCTTCTACGGGCCCAAGATAGACTTCCAGCTCGAGGACTGCATAGGCAGGACATGGCAGTGCGGGACCATCCAGCTGGACTTCCAGATGCCCGAGAAGTTCGATCTCAACTACATAGGCCCCGACGGCAGGGAGCACAGGCCGGTCATGCTGCACAGGACGGTGCTCGGCAGCTTGGAGCGCTTCTTCGGCATCCTGATAGAGAACTTCGCGGGCGCCTTCCCCTACTGGATATCGCCGGTCCAGGCACGCGTGCTGCCTGTGTCGGCTGAGTACACCGAGTATGCAGGCGAGGTGGCGGAAACGCTCAGGTCGTGGGGAGTGCGCACGGAGACCGACGAGCGAGACGAGAAGCTGGGCAAGAAGATCCGCGACGCCCAGACCCAAAAGATCCCGTACATGATCGTAATCGGTGAGAAGGAGAGGGAGTCCGGCTCGGTCGCCCCCAGGGAGAGGTCGAAGGGGGATCTGGGCTCGATGTCGCCGGAGCAGTTCAGGGAGGTCCTCAGGGGAGAGTTCGACCCTATGAGGTAG
- the guaB gene encoding IMP dehydrogenase, protein MSIESKFASYEGFTFDDVLLEPAFSDVLPSDVSIRTRLAEAIPLNIPLCSSAMDTVTEGRLAIAMAREGGIGIIHRNMPIDRQAREVDIVKRSESGVIVDPFFLNPEDMVREAVSLMDHYHISGVPIVDERKRLVGIITNRDLRFIQDFDQPISRVMTKENLVTAAEGTTLEGAKSILMKYKIEKLPIVDGDGILKGLITIKDIQKVKDFPDAAKDSGGRLRVGAAVGVGADLFERAAALVGSGVDVLVADTAHGHSKKVLDSIGTLRSEYPDMTIVGGNIATAEAADALVDAGADAVKVGVGPGSICTTRIIAGIGVPQLGAIYNVAKAAHARGKAVIADGGIRYSGDIVKALAAGADSVMIGSLFAGTEESPGEPVIYRGRSYKSYRGMGSLGAMKDGCSQDRYFQEGAAGDKLVPEGIEGLAAHKGPISGVIFQLTGGLRSGMGYVGARDILELQRKARFVKVTPASVKESHPHDVVVTKEAPNYWLE, encoded by the coding sequence ATGAGCATAGAATCCAAGTTCGCGTCCTACGAGGGGTTTACATTCGACGACGTCCTGCTCGAGCCGGCGTTCAGCGACGTGCTGCCCTCGGACGTCTCCATAAGGACAAGGCTGGCCGAGGCGATTCCGCTGAACATCCCTCTGTGCAGCTCCGCAATGGACACGGTGACGGAGGGGCGACTCGCCATAGCCATGGCCCGCGAGGGAGGCATAGGCATAATCCATCGCAATATGCCGATCGACAGGCAGGCCAGGGAGGTGGACATCGTCAAGCGCTCCGAGTCCGGGGTGATAGTGGACCCCTTCTTTCTGAATCCGGAGGACATGGTGAGGGAGGCAGTCTCCCTGATGGATCACTACCATATCTCCGGGGTACCGATAGTAGACGAAAGGAAGCGACTGGTTGGGATAATCACGAACAGGGACCTGAGGTTCATCCAGGACTTTGATCAGCCGATCAGCCGGGTGATGACGAAGGAGAACCTCGTGACGGCGGCCGAGGGCACGACGCTCGAGGGCGCAAAGTCCATCCTGATGAAGTACAAGATAGAGAAGCTCCCCATAGTGGACGGCGATGGCATACTCAAAGGACTTATAACCATAAAGGACATACAGAAGGTCAAGGACTTTCCCGATGCGGCGAAGGACTCCGGGGGACGCCTCCGGGTGGGTGCCGCGGTCGGGGTCGGCGCCGATCTCTTCGAACGGGCGGCGGCCCTTGTCGGGAGCGGTGTTGACGTGCTCGTCGCGGACACCGCCCACGGACATTCCAAGAAGGTTCTGGACTCGATCGGAACCCTCCGGTCCGAGTACCCGGACATGACCATCGTGGGTGGGAACATAGCCACCGCCGAGGCAGCGGACGCGCTCGTCGACGCGGGAGCGGACGCCGTCAAGGTGGGGGTCGGCCCGGGAAGCATATGCACCACTCGGATCATCGCAGGCATTGGAGTCCCCCAGCTGGGGGCGATCTACAACGTCGCCAAGGCCGCTCACGCCCGGGGAAAGGCTGTCATCGCCGACGGCGGCATTCGGTACTCCGGGGACATAGTCAAGGCACTGGCCGCCGGCGCCGACTCGGTGATGATAGGCTCGCTCTTCGCGGGCACCGAGGAGAGCCCGGGAGAGCCGGTCATCTACAGGGGCCGCTCCTACAAGAGCTACCGTGGAATGGGCTCGCTCGGGGCGATGAAGGACGGGTGCAGCCAGGACAGGTACTTCCAGGAGGGGGCGGCGGGAGACAAGCTGGTGCCGGAGGGGATAGAGGGGCTGGCCGCTCACAAGGGGCCGATATCGGGCGTCATTTTTCAACTGACGGGCGGGCTGCGCTCCGGGATGGGGTACGTCGGTGCCAGGGATATCCTGGAACTGCAGCGGAAGGCGCGCTTCGTAAAGGTGACCCCGGCATCGGTCAAGGAGAGCCATCCCCACGACGTCGTCGTCACGAAGGAGGCCCCCAACTACTGGTTAGAGTAA
- a CDS encoding TAXI family TRAP transporter solute-binding subunit — translation MRKKSIVVLCALLLASAFAGAAFASTQFITIVTGSTGGTYYPIGTILANHFNAELMDKGYKFSAQSSGGTVENLDMMLRGEAEMAIAMANLTGFAYTGTVQYEGKEKNENLRYIMGLWPDVTQFIVSGASGIESWADLRGKKIAVGPAASGTEFSSRVLLKSLAGLDFDDIKPEYVGYSEAAQALQNGQLDGFNAEAGFPVGAVAELYAGRQKINMMEFSSEDLEKLKVDAPFYAGVVIPAGIYPGQDEDLRVAGIKSALIVNEDVPEDLVYEMLRIIYSKKDELLNEHAGFKMVDFDNPVDGLFAAPLHPGAVKFFTEIGMAIPEDRLP, via the coding sequence ATGAGAAAGAAGAGTATCGTTGTTCTTTGTGCGTTGTTGCTTGCATCCGCATTTGCGGGGGCCGCCTTTGCCTCCACACAGTTCATCACTATCGTGACCGGCTCCACGGGCGGCACCTACTACCCGATTGGGACCATCCTGGCCAATCACTTCAATGCGGAGCTGATGGACAAGGGATACAAGTTCTCGGCTCAGAGCTCCGGCGGCACGGTGGAGAACCTCGACATGATGCTGCGCGGAGAGGCAGAGATGGCCATCGCGATGGCCAATCTCACGGGCTTTGCCTACACGGGAACGGTGCAGTACGAGGGCAAGGAGAAGAATGAAAACCTTCGCTACATAATGGGGCTCTGGCCGGATGTGACCCAGTTCATAGTCAGCGGCGCCTCCGGGATAGAGAGCTGGGCCGACCTCAGGGGCAAGAAGATCGCGGTGGGACCAGCGGCCTCCGGCACGGAGTTCAGCAGCAGGGTGTTGCTCAAATCCCTTGCGGGGCTCGACTTTGACGATATAAAGCCCGAGTACGTCGGCTACAGCGAGGCCGCCCAGGCCCTCCAGAACGGTCAGCTCGACGGCTTCAACGCCGAGGCCGGCTTTCCCGTGGGGGCCGTCGCGGAGCTCTACGCCGGCCGCCAGAAGATCAACATGATGGAGTTCTCCTCCGAGGACCTGGAGAAGCTCAAGGTGGACGCCCCCTTCTACGCCGGAGTGGTCATCCCTGCGGGAATCTACCCCGGCCAGGACGAGGACCTTCGGGTGGCCGGGATCAAGTCCGCGCTGATAGTGAACGAGGACGTGCCGGAGGACCTGGTCTACGAGATGCTGAGGATCATCTACTCCAAGAAGGACGAGTTGCTCAACGAGCATGCGGGCTTCAAAATGGTGGACTTCGACAACCCAGTCGACGGACTCTTCGCCGCGCCCCTTCATCCAGGCGCTGTGAAGTTCTTCACCGAGATTGGGATGGCGATCCCCGAGGACCGTCTCCCCTAA
- a CDS encoding TRAP transporter permease, translating to MKSFLSLFTPGDSIPARKLTGSTGMAALVLTVSTSLVHCWMNSIGLLIAVKMNSIHLGTLMAIVFLFYPATRNSPRDRPSLPDWILVLASLGSMAWLLLTYDRLLYANLQTTIPDLAVAVLTMALLVEASRRSVGLPLTILSVLFLAYTRIGPMLPGLFAHRGFNWERIIVRMALTDQGIYGVTLMVSSSYVFMFILFGAFLSASRTSDFFNDFSLALAGKYRGGPAKVAVVASALMGSISGSAQANVATTGAFTIPLMKRVGYLPYFAGAVEAAASTGGILMPPIMGAAAFVMSSFLGIPYGKIMLAGITPALLYYVAIMFMVDLRAKKRGLTGLSDSEIPSLKATMLDKGHMTVPLVVIIYYLVAGYTPLFSAFLGLFAIILVSSLKKSTRMSIKDMVLALDEGARSAAPVGISCAIVGFIVGAVGMTGLGQVIAMNIVMFAGGKLWAALILCMIAALVLGMGLPATPCYIITATIAAPALQQMGVPALAAHFFAFYYGSMSAVVPPVALTSYTAAGLAGARPFKVAIAALGLALSGLLLPFLFVYNPDLLFVDFELAKYLVNLSTSITGLFALSCGLIGMLRRDMPVWERVLFVASGIMMVNPLMVLRIASFVFLGVLLAFHFLFGNDGGLEERPA from the coding sequence ATGAAAAGCTTTTTATCTCTTTTTACTCCGGGCGACTCCATACCCGCCAGGAAGCTTACGGGATCAACCGGCATGGCCGCCCTGGTTCTGACCGTGTCCACCTCATTGGTGCACTGCTGGATGAACAGCATAGGGCTTCTGATAGCTGTGAAGATGAACTCTATTCACCTCGGCACCCTCATGGCCATCGTCTTCCTGTTCTACCCCGCCACGCGGAACTCGCCGAGGGATCGTCCCTCCCTGCCCGACTGGATCCTTGTCCTCGCGTCGCTCGGGAGTATGGCCTGGCTTCTCCTCACCTACGACAGGCTCCTTTACGCCAACCTGCAGACAACCATTCCCGACCTCGCCGTAGCCGTGCTCACGATGGCGCTCCTAGTGGAGGCGAGCCGCAGATCTGTCGGTCTGCCCTTGACAATACTGAGCGTCCTTTTCCTGGCGTACACACGTATAGGCCCGATGCTGCCCGGCCTCTTCGCGCACCGGGGATTCAACTGGGAGCGCATCATAGTAAGAATGGCTCTGACGGACCAGGGGATCTATGGAGTAACCCTCATGGTTTCATCAAGCTACGTCTTCATGTTCATCCTCTTCGGGGCCTTTCTGTCCGCGTCGAGGACGAGCGACTTCTTCAATGACTTCTCCCTGGCCCTTGCGGGAAAGTACCGAGGAGGTCCGGCCAAGGTGGCTGTCGTTGCATCGGCGCTCATGGGAAGTATCTCGGGCAGCGCCCAGGCCAACGTTGCGACCACCGGGGCTTTCACAATACCCTTGATGAAGCGTGTCGGCTATCTCCCCTATTTTGCAGGCGCCGTCGAAGCCGCGGCGAGCACCGGCGGCATACTGATGCCCCCCATAATGGGCGCCGCCGCCTTCGTCATGAGCTCGTTCCTGGGGATTCCCTACGGCAAGATCATGCTCGCGGGCATCACCCCGGCACTCCTGTACTACGTAGCGATAATGTTCATGGTCGACCTGAGAGCCAAGAAACGAGGGCTGACAGGGCTGTCGGATTCAGAGATCCCTTCGCTGAAGGCCACCATGCTCGACAAGGGACACATGACAGTGCCGCTGGTGGTCATCATCTATTACCTGGTCGCAGGCTACACGCCCCTCTTCTCCGCCTTCTTGGGCCTGTTCGCAATAATCCTGGTCTCATCACTGAAAAAATCCACCCGCATGAGCATCAAGGACATGGTCCTAGCCCTTGACGAGGGCGCCAGGAGCGCCGCTCCGGTCGGCATCTCCTGCGCAATAGTCGGGTTTATCGTCGGGGCTGTGGGAATGACCGGGCTTGGGCAGGTGATCGCTATGAACATCGTTATGTTTGCAGGAGGCAAACTCTGGGCGGCGCTGATACTATGCATGATCGCAGCTCTGGTCCTGGGGATGGGACTGCCGGCCACTCCCTGCTACATAATCACCGCGACCATCGCGGCTCCCGCGCTGCAACAGATGGGAGTCCCCGCCCTTGCCGCTCACTTCTTCGCCTTCTACTACGGCTCCATGTCCGCGGTCGTTCCCCCCGTGGCCCTGACCAGCTACACGGCAGCGGGCCTTGCGGGGGCCAGACCGTTCAAAGTCGCGATAGCTGCGCTGGGGTTGGCCCTTTCAGGGCTGCTGCTCCCCTTCCTGTTCGTCTATAACCCGGACCTCCTGTTCGTAGATTTCGAACTTGCGAAGTACCTCGTGAACCTCTCCACGTCGATAACGGGCCTGTTCGCCCTGTCGTGCGGCCTCATAGGGATGTTAAGACGAGACATGCCAGTCTGGGAACGAGTGCTTTTTGTCGCATCGGGGATCATGATGGTGAATCCGTTGATGGTCCTCAGAATAGCCAGCTTTGTCTTCCTCGGCGTGCTGCTGGCGTTTCACTTTTTGTTTGGGAACGACGGAGGGCTTGAGGAGAGACCGGCGTGA